Proteins encoded within one genomic window of Tautonia rosea:
- the mobF gene encoding MobF family relaxase, with protein sequence MLRVIQCDHAGAAKGYYTRGDYYAPGEDREHGQELPGRWGGRAAERLGLAGEVTKAAFSALCDNLDPNTGKRLTARTREKRRAGYDINFHAPKSVSLLYGLTRDEAILTAFRDAVSDTMQEMEADVRTRIRKGGQQAEHISGNWAYGLYVHLTARPEGGIPDPHLHAHCFVPNAAWCTKEERWKAIDIAAIQADAPYFEAAFHARLARNLAEAGFGIERKAKAFEIAGIPEQTLKAFSRRTEAIEREAGTKGITSAKEKDRLGAKTRSRKADALSMEELRGRWMERLGPQEREAIDAVASRSVGGGKAITAEAALDHAIRHCFERDACVPERALLETALRFGTGSVTPEQVKQEAGAERHGIVHLKGERRPVTTKEVITEERAMLAIAREGRGASLPMARFDRPLSVPETLDAGQARAFKALMRSTDRVMLLKGAAGTGKTRLMREVAEAYCEQRGRDILAFAPTAEAANKVLAAEGFEASTVARLLVDPKLQERIERQTIWIDEAGMLGTKTLASVLRLAEAKRARIILSGDIRQHAPVERGSPLRLLETRAGLPVAELSSIRRQRGGYREAARALAAGRLTEGFDRLEALGFIRELPEAVRHAELAREFTESLQAGKEAIVICPTHHEGEALERAIREELKAAGRLGAEREVITLKPKHLTEAERSDPVRYEPGDVLVFHQNGRRGFRKGSRLTVTEENRDSLPLDQAERFQVFLEEKLTLAKGDRIRITAGGKSRDGHRLTSGACYELAGFTKEGHLKLANGWTIDKGYGQLAGGWVMTSHKAQGKTVDLAFVAQGRESMRATSAEQLYVSATRAREACRFYCPDAGDLRDAFARSEAKPAALDGLAEQAGERLRRYRFQLVRAFRERVRQVRETFERNRSRQAEFAR encoded by the coding sequence ATGCTGCGCGTCATCCAGTGCGATCATGCCGGGGCGGCGAAGGGGTATTACACCCGTGGGGACTATTACGCGCCCGGCGAAGACAGGGAACACGGCCAGGAGCTTCCCGGCCGCTGGGGCGGGCGTGCCGCCGAACGGCTGGGACTCGCCGGCGAGGTTACGAAGGCTGCATTCTCTGCGCTCTGTGATAATCTCGACCCGAACACGGGAAAGCGTCTCACCGCCCGCACGCGTGAGAAACGCCGGGCCGGCTACGACATCAATTTCCACGCCCCGAAATCCGTCTCGCTCCTCTACGGCCTGACCCGGGATGAGGCCATCCTCACCGCCTTCCGGGATGCGGTCAGCGACACGATGCAGGAGATGGAAGCGGACGTCCGCACCCGCATCAGGAAGGGCGGGCAGCAGGCGGAGCATATCTCCGGTAACTGGGCCTACGGCCTGTACGTGCATCTGACGGCAAGGCCCGAAGGGGGCATTCCCGATCCGCATCTGCATGCCCATTGCTTCGTGCCGAACGCGGCCTGGTGCACGAAGGAAGAACGCTGGAAGGCGATCGATATCGCGGCCATACAGGCCGATGCTCCGTATTTCGAGGCGGCGTTCCATGCCCGGCTGGCCCGGAATCTGGCGGAAGCCGGTTTCGGGATCGAGCGGAAGGCGAAGGCTTTCGAGATCGCGGGCATCCCGGAGCAAACCTTAAAGGCCTTCTCGCGGCGGACGGAAGCGATCGAGCGGGAAGCCGGTACGAAGGGCATTACCAGTGCGAAGGAGAAGGACCGGCTCGGGGCCAAAACCCGAAGCCGCAAGGCCGATGCACTATCCATGGAGGAGCTGCGTGGCCGCTGGATGGAGCGCCTGGGCCCGCAGGAGCGGGAAGCCATCGATGCGGTCGCTTCCCGGAGCGTCGGCGGCGGGAAGGCCATCACGGCGGAAGCGGCGCTCGATCACGCCATCCGCCATTGCTTCGAGCGCGACGCCTGCGTGCCCGAACGGGCGCTTCTCGAGACCGCGCTTCGCTTCGGCACCGGCTCGGTCACGCCGGAGCAGGTGAAGCAGGAAGCGGGCGCAGAACGCCACGGCATCGTGCACCTGAAGGGTGAACGCAGGCCTGTGACGACGAAGGAGGTGATTACCGAGGAGCGGGCGATGCTCGCGATTGCCCGCGAGGGGAGGGGTGCGAGCTTGCCGATGGCCCGCTTCGACCGGCCGCTCAGCGTCCCGGAGACGCTCGATGCCGGGCAGGCGAGAGCGTTTAAGGCGCTCATGCGCTCGACCGACCGGGTAATGCTGCTCAAAGGCGCGGCGGGCACCGGCAAGACCAGGCTCATGCGCGAGGTGGCGGAGGCGTATTGCGAGCAGCGGGGCAGGGACATCCTCGCCTTCGCCCCGACCGCCGAAGCGGCGAATAAGGTGCTCGCGGCCGAGGGATTCGAAGCCTCCACCGTCGCCCGGCTTCTGGTCGATCCGAAGCTGCAGGAGCGGATTGAGCGCCAGACCATCTGGATCGACGAGGCCGGGATGCTCGGCACGAAAACGCTCGCCAGCGTGCTCAGGCTGGCGGAGGCGAAACGCGCCCGCATCATCCTCTCCGGAGACATCCGCCAGCACGCACCGGTGGAGCGTGGCTCGCCGCTCCGGCTGCTCGAGACGAGGGCCGGGCTGCCGGTTGCGGAACTCTCCTCCATCCGCCGCCAGCGCGGCGGCTACCGCGAGGCGGCGAGGGCGCTGGCGGCCGGCAGGCTGACGGAGGGCTTTGACCGGCTGGAGGCGCTGGGCTTCATCCGCGAGCTGCCGGAAGCCGTTCGGCACGCAGAGCTTGCACGGGAATTCACCGAAAGCCTGCAGGCGGGGAAGGAGGCCATCGTCATCTGCCCGACCCACCACGAGGGCGAGGCGCTAGAGCGGGCCATACGGGAAGAACTCAAAGCCGCCGGCCGGCTCGGGGCGGAGCGTGAAGTCATCACCCTGAAGCCGAAACACCTGACCGAAGCGGAGCGGTCGGACCCTGTCCGCTATGAGCCGGGCGACGTGCTGGTCTTCCACCAGAACGGCAGGCGGGGATTCAGGAAGGGCAGCCGGCTGACCGTGACGGAAGAAAACCGCGACAGCCTGCCGCTTGATCAGGCGGAGCGGTTTCAGGTTTTCCTAGAGGAGAAGCTAACGCTTGCCAAAGGGGACCGCATCCGCATCACGGCCGGAGGCAAAAGCCGGGACGGCCACCGGCTCACTTCCGGTGCCTGTTACGAGCTCGCCGGGTTCACGAAGGAGGGGCACCTGAAGCTCGCAAACGGCTGGACCATCGACAAAGGCTACGGACAGCTCGCCGGTGGCTGGGTGATGACCTCGCACAAGGCGCAGGGGAAAACCGTCGATCTCGCCTTCGTTGCGCAAGGCAGAGAATCCATGCGTGCAACCTCGGCCGAGCAGCTCTATGTCTCGGCGACCAGGGCCCGCGAGGCCTGCCGCTTCTACTGCCCGGACGCGGGAGACTTGCGCGATGCCTTCGCCCGCTCGGAAGCGAAGCCCGCCGCCCTCGACGGCCTGGCGGAGCAGGCGGGTGAGCGCCTCCGCCGCTACCGGTTCCAGCTCGTGAGAGCCTTCCGGGAGCGGGTCCGGCAGGTGCGTGAGACCTTCGAGCGGAACCGCAGCCGGCAGGCGGAATTTGCCCGTTGA